From a region of the Neobacillus niacini genome:
- a CDS encoding YkoF family thiamine/hydroxymethylpyrimidine-binding protein, translating into MTNFCGTSEITGARFSIYPMSDRFVDIILSALEKVNTSKVWMETDDVSTCVRGRSEHVFDVVKAIFLESSKNGDHVVLQATFSNGCPGDSAGDVYLSENSDRLNEENSLQIKQDVAVQFALYPMGIPTYMNVIMDQCKLAQDQGTFTKGVHYASRLDGDANKVFKTLEDAFQGAHDSDSTHIVMTVAMSANSPSKKGDK; encoded by the coding sequence ATGACTAATTTTTGCGGTACAAGTGAAATTACAGGGGCGCGTTTTTCGATTTATCCGATGTCTGATAGGTTTGTAGATATTATTCTATCAGCTTTAGAGAAAGTGAATACTTCAAAGGTATGGATGGAAACCGATGATGTCAGTACATGTGTTAGAGGCCGTTCTGAACATGTATTCGATGTCGTGAAAGCTATTTTTCTAGAGTCGTCCAAAAATGGTGATCATGTTGTCCTGCAGGCTACGTTTTCAAACGGCTGTCCGGGAGATTCAGCTGGTGATGTCTACCTGTCAGAAAACTCTGATCGACTAAATGAGGAAAATTCACTGCAAATCAAACAGGATGTAGCAGTCCAATTTGCCCTTTACCCAATGGGAATTCCTACATATATGAACGTGATCATGGACCAGTGTAAACTTGCCCAAGATCAGGGAACTTTTACAAAAGGTGTTCACTATGCTTCAAGACTAGACGGCGATGCAAACAAAGTGTTCAAAACGCTGGAGGATGCCTTCCAAGGTGCCCACGATAGCGACTCAACTCATATTGTCATGACTGTTGCGATGTCTGCCAACAGCCCTTCTAAAAAGGGGGACAAATAA
- a CDS encoding ECF transporter S component has protein sequence MLAKWKLREIIVLSVLAVVFAVVYLLFLQFGNVLFGLFGLIGYDIIFGIWFIVSIIAAYIIRKPGAAFLSETVAAAVEVMLGNAVGPQLIISGMIQGLGAEVVFAATKWKNYSTWVLIAAGMGSSVFSFAWGFYVSGFAALSPGYVTAMFFVRVLSGALLAGLLGKYLSEGLAKTGALNSFPLGKEHKRNVTV, from the coding sequence ATGCTCGCAAAATGGAAGCTCCGAGAAATCATTGTTTTATCGGTACTTGCCGTGGTTTTTGCAGTAGTCTATCTATTGTTTCTTCAGTTCGGTAATGTCCTTTTCGGCCTGTTCGGCTTGATTGGCTATGATATTATTTTTGGAATTTGGTTTATTGTCTCGATTATTGCCGCTTATATTATCCGCAAGCCAGGAGCGGCCTTTCTCTCAGAAACAGTCGCTGCTGCCGTTGAGGTTATGTTAGGTAATGCCGTTGGACCACAATTAATTATCTCTGGAATGATTCAAGGTTTAGGAGCAGAAGTGGTCTTTGCTGCCACAAAGTGGAAGAATTATTCCACCTGGGTTCTAATCGCTGCGGGGATGGGGTCGTCCGTTTTTAGCTTTGCTTGGGGCTTTTATGTTTCTGGGTTTGCTGCCCTTTCTCCGGGTTATGTAACAGCGATGTTCTTTGTTCGGGTACTAAGCGGAGCATTATTGGCAGGGTTACTTGGCAAATATTTGAGTGAAGGTCTTGCAAAAACAGGAGCCTTAAACAGTTTTCCATTAGGAAAGGAACATAAGCGAAATGTCACCGTTTGA
- a CDS encoding ABC transporter ATP-binding protein has protein sequence MSPFEPQIKANGLGFSYEDSNIFTGLTFSIEKNQSVLLLGPSGSGKSTLAYCLNKLYPEAVDGELKGSLTFEGQNLDDFKPGELNQKIGIVFQDPESQFCMLTVEEEVAFGLENIHVPRAEMEAKIDTALEMVGLLAEKKTIIHTLSGGQKQKLALACVLALQPEVIILDEPTANLDPLSSKELVEAIVCLKKEYPFTLIVIEHKLDDWIELIDRCLVLDSSGGILFDGSPEQCFGEFAPYLQKEGIWLPKVVEAGMTAKSAGLFKGERLPLCNDELLTGLENTAAFFKKEVKIITKKEPILEVKSLSARGHLKNINLRILQGERTALVGANGSGKTTLSKCLAGLIPLTHGEIQFLSVPLSKWKEKDLFQALGYVFQNPEHQFIADSVYEEITFGMEEKSKVTAILEKMGLEKHTGAHPFTLSQGQKRRLSVATMLVHEQDLLILDEPTFGQDANTAYEIMRVLDEKIGAVFMITHDMELVDQYADTVHVLDKGELIFSGTPESLWENHEVVDLARLKLPFRKQLQNEIVRREIHVAT, from the coding sequence ATGTCACCGTTTGAACCTCAGATTAAGGCAAACGGACTGGGATTCAGCTATGAAGATAGCAATATATTTACCGGCCTAACCTTTTCAATTGAAAAAAATCAATCTGTCTTATTATTAGGCCCGAGCGGTTCTGGAAAAAGCACGCTTGCCTACTGCCTCAACAAGTTATATCCAGAAGCGGTTGATGGTGAACTGAAAGGGAGCCTTACTTTTGAGGGTCAAAATCTGGATGATTTTAAACCCGGTGAGCTCAACCAAAAAATCGGGATCGTTTTTCAAGATCCCGAAAGTCAATTCTGCATGCTGACGGTTGAGGAAGAGGTTGCGTTTGGTCTGGAGAATATCCATGTACCACGGGCTGAAATGGAAGCGAAGATTGATACTGCACTAGAAATGGTTGGCTTGCTGGCTGAAAAAAAGACCATCATCCATACTCTATCTGGAGGGCAAAAGCAGAAGCTGGCGCTTGCTTGTGTCTTGGCTCTACAGCCAGAAGTGATTATCCTCGATGAGCCAACCGCAAATCTTGATCCGCTGTCTAGCAAAGAGCTGGTGGAGGCGATTGTATGTTTAAAAAAAGAGTACCCGTTTACGCTGATCGTCATTGAACATAAGCTTGATGATTGGATCGAGTTGATTGATCGTTGTTTAGTCCTGGATTCTAGCGGCGGAATTCTTTTCGATGGCAGTCCTGAACAATGTTTTGGAGAATTTGCTCCGTACTTACAAAAGGAAGGCATTTGGCTGCCAAAGGTAGTGGAAGCAGGAATGACGGCGAAGAGTGCTGGCCTCTTTAAAGGGGAGAGACTTCCGCTGTGTAATGATGAACTCCTTACAGGGCTGGAGAATACAGCTGCTTTTTTTAAAAAAGAAGTCAAGATTATAACCAAAAAGGAACCCATTCTAGAAGTAAAAAGCCTTTCTGCTCGTGGTCACTTGAAAAATATAAATCTACGTATTCTTCAAGGAGAACGGACAGCGCTGGTTGGCGCAAATGGTTCCGGGAAGACAACTTTATCAAAATGTTTAGCTGGATTAATTCCTCTTACCCATGGTGAGATTCAGTTTCTCAGCGTTCCACTTTCTAAGTGGAAAGAGAAAGATTTATTTCAGGCTTTGGGCTACGTTTTTCAAAATCCTGAACATCAATTTATTGCGGATAGTGTTTATGAGGAGATTACCTTTGGCATGGAAGAAAAATCGAAAGTTACAGCAATTCTTGAAAAAATGGGCCTTGAAAAACACACAGGTGCCCATCCTTTTACACTAAGTCAAGGGCAGAAGCGGCGGTTGAGTGTAGCAACCATGCTGGTTCATGAACAGGACCTGCTTATCCTTGATGAACCGACATTTGGCCAGGATGCGAACACAGCCTATGAAATTATGAGAGTCCTTGATGAAAAAATTGGCGCAGTTTTTATGATTACCCATGATATGGAACTTGTTGACCAATACGCTGATACTGTTCATGTGTTAGATAAAGGCGAGCTGATTTTCTCAGGGACGCCAGAGAGCTTGTGGGAAAACCATGAAGTGGTAGATCTGGCAAGGTTAAAGCTGCCTTTTAGAAAACAGCTGCAAAATGAAATCGTAAGGAGAGAGATTCATGTCGCTACATGA
- a CDS encoding energy-coupling factor transporter transmembrane component T family protein: MSLHEVNPSIKAFAIVISILILSIFFDPITPLVTILWSLTLTFLFGRVSFKKWLLLFAPFLFIALIYVWTTMLFPRLQEGDTVLWQWGFLMLTAEGFQRGVSLGLRVLSFATLSIMFTLTTKPTDFLLSLMQQCKLPPKLAYGIMAGYRFLPLIKEEFQTLQNAHRVRGVARARTIPEKVQQLKRYVIPLLSGAIRKAERTALAMESKGFTGERNRIFYREITVSRIDWLFFILMISAVILSAFISWKLGYLQFYNREL; this comes from the coding sequence ATGTCGCTACATGAGGTGAATCCAAGTATAAAAGCATTTGCTATCGTCATTTCTATCCTGATCTTATCAATATTTTTCGATCCCATTACACCGCTAGTGACAATTCTCTGGTCCTTGACGTTGACTTTTCTATTCGGGCGGGTTTCTTTTAAGAAATGGCTTTTGTTATTCGCACCATTTTTATTTATCGCTTTGATTTATGTTTGGACTACCATGTTGTTTCCACGGCTGCAAGAAGGGGATACCGTTCTATGGCAATGGGGATTTTTGATGCTGACAGCTGAAGGCTTTCAAAGAGGAGTGTCACTTGGACTCCGAGTATTAAGCTTTGCCACGTTATCGATTATGTTTACGTTAACGACAAAGCCAACTGATTTCCTTCTAAGTTTAATGCAGCAGTGTAAGCTGCCGCCAAAGCTCGCATATGGAATTATGGCCGGATACCGCTTTCTGCCGTTAATCAAGGAGGAGTTTCAAACATTGCAAAACGCGCATCGAGTACGAGGTGTAGCACGGGCCCGAACCATACCGGAGAAAGTGCAACAGCTGAAACGATATGTCATTCCGCTTCTTTCCGGAGCGATTCGCAAAGCAGAGAGAACTGCACTGGCAATGGAATCAAAAGGCTTTACCGGCGAAAGAAATCGGATATTTTACCGCGAAATTACTGTATCTCGTATCGACTGGCTGTTTTTCATTCTGATGATTAGCGCCGTCATACTCAGCGCCTTTATCTCTTGGAAACTAGGCTACTTACAATTTTATAATCGTGAACTATAA
- a CDS encoding C39 family peptidase translates to MLMIKIVNLSLVGVIVIIGFAYFFNSGETISSEVEVTGVVEEKILSEQTNVSEDHKIAEEMQLDVPLLNQMDSPRLYNGCEVTSLAMILNYKGISVTKNQLAQEITRVPLQYSNGENGNPNTGFVGNMEDGPGLGVYHEPIFELAQNYLNAADLTNTSFDQLIEEVANGNPVWVITTSTFAPVSAFETWQTPEGTVDITYNMHSVVITGYDSTNIYINNPYGTKNQKVDRESFIQAWEQMGKQAVVLY, encoded by the coding sequence ATGTTGATGATAAAAATAGTAAACCTTAGCTTAGTTGGGGTTATTGTAATAATAGGATTTGCCTATTTTTTTAATAGTGGGGAAACAATCTCTTCTGAAGTAGAGGTAACAGGTGTGGTAGAAGAAAAGATTCTATCAGAACAAACCAATGTTTCAGAGGATCATAAAATCGCAGAGGAAATGCAGCTTGACGTACCCTTGCTTAATCAAATGGATTCACCACGGCTTTATAATGGTTGTGAAGTGACCAGTCTAGCGATGATTCTCAATTATAAAGGGATTTCTGTTACGAAAAATCAACTAGCTCAGGAGATTACTAGAGTTCCATTGCAATATAGTAATGGTGAAAATGGGAATCCAAACACGGGATTTGTGGGGAATATGGAGGATGGACCAGGTTTAGGCGTTTACCATGAACCTATTTTTGAATTAGCGCAAAACTATCTGAATGCAGCCGACTTAACCAATACGTCATTTGACCAATTAATAGAAGAAGTTGCAAACGGAAATCCCGTTTGGGTGATTACAACTTCCACCTTTGCACCTGTTTCTGCATTTGAAACATGGCAGACACCAGAAGGAACCGTAGACATTACCTATAACATGCACAGCGTCGTAATCACCGGTTATGATTCTACGAATATTTACATTAACAATCCTTATGGCACGAAAAATCAAAAAGTAGACCGTGAAAGCTTTATCCAGGCGTGGGAACAAATGGGGAAACAAGCAGTTGTTCTTTATTAA